AGATGGAAAGAAAAGCGGAGGAAGCATTTATCAATTCGCTTGACAAACGAGTTATCATTGATGTATACTTTAGAATACGAGTCAGAAGAGACCATATTGTGCAAGACTCGTTGCAGTACATTAAAACAAACTCAGATAACTTGAAGAAAAGTCTACGGGTTCAATTTGCCAATGAGCCCGGTGTGGATGCTGGTGGTTTAAAAAAGGAGTGGTTTTTGCTATTGACAAAAGAGATTTTCCATCCCCAGTCAGGAATGTTTCATAATGTTGATGACTCGAATTTTCTATGGTTCAACATCATACCGGTTGAGAACCCAGATATGTATTATCTTTTTGGTGCAATATTGGGATTGGCCATATATAACTCGACCATACTAGATTTGCAATTTCCGATCGCTTTGTACAAAATTTTGCTCAAAAGGGGATTGGATAGAGATGACTACAGAAAATTGTACCCCGTGTCTTATAAGAATTTAATAAACTTGAAATCTATGTCCAACAAGGAGATATTAGACTTGGATTTGACATTTGAAGTCAGCTATAGCGATATGTTTGGGAAGAATCACACAACAGAATTGGTCACCAACGGAGCAAATATACAAGTCACCAAATCAAACTTGGAAGAGTATATTGACAAGTATACTGGGTTTTTCATGAAAGATGGAATTGCAAAACAGGTTGATGCATTTATTACAGGTTTCAATAATGTCATTGGAGGTAATGCTTTGTCGTTGTTTCTGCCAGAAGAGATTCAGTTACTATTGTGTGGTAACGATGATCATAGAATAGATGTCGATGTTCTAAAATCTGTCACAAAGTATATTGGGTGGAGATCCAGTGAAGATGCAGTGGACTCCAAGATTATAACCTGGTTCTGGGATCATATGAACAAAATGAGCAAtaaggaaagaaaaaaactatTGATTTTCATAACTGGTTCAGACAGAGTTCCTGCCACCGGTATACAGAACCTACCATTCAAAATTAGTTTACTTAATAATGGTCATGACAGTCATAGATTACCCATTGCTCATACATGTTTCAATGAGTTGGCATTATACAACTACAGCACgaaagaaaaattcattgaaaagTTGAATAAGGCTGTGAATGAAAGTGCCGGCTTTGGAATCAAATGATATCAATGAGCATATATAGTTCTAGGTTGTATCAAACTTGTGCGACATAATTATAGTAATGAAGTTTTTTGTAGTATTCGCagcaaaacaaattaatgTATAGGTGcgtctttttctttttttttctgccCATTAACATTAGCCTTTATTCTCTTTAGCCAATAGAaaccaatgaaaaaaagagaatcattattttgaaactgCATATAATTGCCACAACCCATACTAcaaaaaattcttcttcaatgaaaaaaaaaaaataggaaAGCTAATTTCATCAAGTATCTACTGTCGTTAACTTACTATCTATTCAACAACACATCAAGATGTCTTCTCTTGCTTTCAGAACATTAAGAAATGGTTTAGGATTAAAAAGTAtgtttggtttggttttACACTTGATATACGTGATTTTGGAGTGTGTATCTTAAAGCAATCTGAGTGAATACTTTgtattcaaaatcaaaacttgAATTGCCTCGAAGATGTACCCCAAAAACTAGAGGAATACAATTTACTAacttttaattgttttaacTTTTAGGTTCTGTTAGAGCTTTGtcaacaaccaccaccaccttaTCCAACTATCAACAACCAGATTACTCCTCCTACTTGAACAACAAATCCGGTCAAGGAAGCAGAAACTTTACTTATTTCATGGTTGGATCTATGGGTTTATTGTCAGCTGCCGGGGCCAAATCCACCGTTGAAGCTTTTCTCTCTTCATTTGCCGCCTCTGCTGATGTTTTGGCTATGGCTAAAGTTGAAGTCAAATTGGGAGCTATCCCAGAAGGTAAAAATGTGATTATCAAATGGCAAGGTAAACCAGTTTTCATTAGACACAGAACTGCTGACga
The sequence above is a segment of the Candida albicans SC5314 chromosome 3, complete sequence genome. Coding sequences within it:
- the RIP1 gene encoding ubiquinol--cytochrome-c reductase catalytic subunit (Putative ubiquinol cytochrome c-reductase; induced by high iron; Hap43, nitric oxide, alkaline repressed; Spider biofilm repressed), with translation MSSLAFRTLRNGLGLKSSVRALSTTTTTLSNYQQPDYSSYLNNKSGQGSRNFTYFMVGSMGLLSAAGAKSTVEAFLSSFAASADVLAMAKVEVKLGAIPEGKNVIIKWQGKPVFIRHRTADEIEEANQVDIKTLRDPQNDADRVKKPEWLIMLGICTHLGCVPIGEAGDFGGWFCPCHGSHYDISGRIRKGPAPLNLEIPEYDFTDDETLLVG